One Schistocerca nitens isolate TAMUIC-IGC-003100 chromosome 1, iqSchNite1.1, whole genome shotgun sequence DNA segment encodes these proteins:
- the LOC126195437 gene encoding trypsin-1-like → MNKARRRKHERTSVSKGTLVTRPEEPTKGKMLEDELGIPNSNELVIDTPITSKEDEQKTNDHMTTQHTIYVLALSIFIQYQDRDWWDFFGTLGDTVKGEISTKYLDNDAVPDGDGGGPLLYEGKVVGLVSWGYYCGEPPYPSVYTRVSSYVDWITERTNGLQLYH, encoded by the exons ATGAACAAAGCAAGACGTAGAAAGCATGAGAGGACAAGTGTGAGCAAAGGCACATTGGTGACACGACCTGAGGAGCCAACCAAGGGCAAAATGTTGGAAGACGAATTGGGAATCCCCAATAGCAACGAGCTCGTAATTGACACCCCCATCACCTCCAAAGAGGACGAACAGAAGACCAACGATCACATGACAACACAGCATACCATCTATGTTCTGGCTCTATCTATTTTCATCCAGTATCAGGACAGAGACTGGTGGGACTTCTTCGGCACCCTCGGAGACACTGTGAAGGGTGAAATCAGCACCAAATACCTTGACAATGACGCTGTACCAGAT GGTGATGGAGGGGGTCCGCTGCTCTACGAAGGAAAGGTTGTGGGGCTGGTGTCTTGGGGATACTACTGTGGTGAGCCTCCCTACCCCTCAGTCTACACACGTGTCTCCAGCTATGTGGACTGGATCACTGAGAGGACAAATGGCTTACAGCTGTATCACTAG